TAATGTCCGAATTGTCTTGATATCCTCCTCCGTAAGATCGAAGCTATCAATATCCAAGTTCCGTTTAATATTTGCCGGATTGGTGGATTTTGGTAGTGGTAAGATCCCCTGCGAGAGCGCAAATTTAATACAGATCTGTCCGACGCTGGTAGACTTCTGCTCAGCCAAAGCGATCAGGGTCTCGTCCTGCAATATTCTTCCTGATCCCAGTGGAGACCATGCCTGTACTAAAATATCATTTGATTTGCAAAGGTCAACAGTTTCCTGTTGAAGATAACCGGGGTGGAATTCGATTTGATTGATAGCTGGGATGATTGCTGCTGTTTCCAATAATTTGGCGAGATATTCTTTTGGGAAATTGCTAACCCCGATAGCTTTCACTTTTCCTTGTTGGTATAAATACTCCAGGGCTTTCCAGGTACCGGCATTAATCACTGCCCAATCCTCAAATTGAGTTTCGTTGGCAGGCCAGTGTATCAAATAGAGGTCTAAATACTCCAATCCCAAGTCTGTAAGGGATTTTTCGAATGCAGCGATTGCCTTATCATAACCGCGTTCAGTATTCCAAAGTTTGGTTGTTATAAATAAAGTATTACGGGCTATTCCACTGTCCTTGATCGCTCTGCCGACACTTTTCTCATTACCATAAATTGCCGCAGTGTCAATATGTGTATATCCTGCAACCAGAGCTTCCTTAACAGCTTGGTATGCGTCTTCTCCTTCAGGAATTTGCCAGGTTCCAAATCCAATTGCTGGAATATCAATTCCATTGTTCAATTTGAATGATTTCATGCTTAATTGTATTTTTTTGTTTGACTAAATTAGGGTTTCAATCGTATTATCTCGTCACTGAAATGTCAAGAGGGCTGCATTTTAAACCGACAGCGGCAAACTTATTCTGTATTGCCAAAATATATTTATTTTCACAATTTTATTGTCAAAAAGGTCAGATTAACGCATGGTTTATAGCATTAATTCTTATCTTTAGGCGAAATTTTGAGAAATTTAGATTTTTCACTGATTTCACATAGCATTAAAAATTAAACATATTTCTAATAGATTACTATGTCAAACAAATCAAAAATTGTTTGGACAAAAACAGACGAAGCACCTTTGTTGGCGACTTACTCGTTTTTGCCTATTGTACAAGCGATTACAGCTACAGCTGATATCGATGTTGAATTGAGAGATATCTCTTTAGCAGGTCGTGTTCTTGCAAGCTTTCCAGAATTTTTAAAAGAAGATCAAAAAATTGCCGATGCATTGGCAGAGTTGGGGCAGATGGCAACAACTCCAGAGGCAAACATTATTAAGTTGCCAAATATTTCAGCTTCTATTCCACAGTTGAAGGGTGCTATTACCGAATTACAAAAAGCAGGTTATGCTATTCCAAACTACCCAGATGAAGCAGCTACTGAGGAAGAAAAATCCATCAAAGCTAAATATGCAAAAGTGTTGGGATCAGCTGTAAACCCGGTATTACGTGAAGGTAACTCTGATCGTCGTGCACCTAAGGCTGTGAAGAATTATGCTAAAGCAAATCCACATAAGATGGGCGCTTGGGCAAAAGATTCAAAAACTAAGGTAGCTTCAATGACATCTGGTGATTTCTATGGTTCAGAACAATCTGTAACAGTAGAAAACGCAGGTCAATTCAAAATTGAATTTGTGGATGCGCAAGGAGCTGTTACTGAATTAAAAGGTCTTTCGCCGTTAAAAGCCGGTGAAGTAATTGATACTTCGACCTTAAGCTTGAATGCATTGAAAGGTTTTGTTGTTGATGCGATCGCTGAAGCGAAAGCTGCTGGTGTATTGTTATCTGCGCATTTGAAAGCAACAATGATGAAAGTTTCAGATCCAATTATCTTTGGAGCAGTGGTTGAAACGTACTTTGCAGATGTGTTTGCAGCGTATGGCGACTTGTTCAAAGAACTGGGGGTCAACAAAAACAACGGTTTAGGTGAAGTATATGCTAAAATTGCAGGTCACGCAAAGGAAGCGGAAGTGAAAGCTGCTATCGATGCTGCGATCGCGCAAGGCCCTGCTTTAGCGATGGTTAACTCAGATAAAGGTATTACAAATTTCCATGTTCCGTCTGATGTGATTATTGATGCTTCTATGCCTGCAATGATCCGTATCGGTGGTAAAATGTGGAATAAGGAAGGCCAAGAAGAAGATACGCTCGCCATGGTTCCTGACCGTTCTTACGCAGGTGTTTATGAGGCTACAATAGAAGACTGTAAAGCAAATGGCGCTTTGGATCCTAAAACAATGGGTTCTGTTCCAAATGTTGGTTTGATGGCTCAGAAAGCTGAAGAATATGGTTCACACGACAAAACTTTCCAAGCTACTGGTGATGGTGTGATCCGTGTCGTAGATGCCGAAGGTAATGTATACATGGAGCAAAAGGTCGATGAAGGTGATATCTTCCGTATGTGTCAAACAAAAGATGCACCTATCCAAGATTGGGTAAAATTAGCAGTAAACCGTGCGCGTTTGTCTGGTACGCCAGCGATATTCTGGTTAGATAAAGATCGTGCTCACGATAGAGAGATCATCAAGAAAGTAGAGAAATACTTGCCTGATTTTGATACAACAGGTTTGGATATTAGAATCCTATCGCCAATAGAAGCTACTAAATTCTCTTTGGAGCGTATCCGTAAAGGCGAAGATACGATCTCTGTAACCGGTAACGTATTACGTGATTATCTGACAGATTTATTCCCTATTTTGGAAGTCGGTACTTCAGCGAAAATGTTGTCTATTGTACCATTGATGAATGGAGGTGGTTTGTTTGAAACTGGTGCTGGTGGTTCGGCTCCAAAACACGTAGAGCAATTTCTTCAGGAAGGTTACCTACGTTGGGATTCATTAGGCGAATTTTTGGCACTGGGTGCTTCTTTGGAGCACTTGTCGCAAACGCAAAATAATGCTAAAGCATTAGTTTTAGCAGAGACGTTAGACGAAGCAACAGAGAAATTCTTGGCAAATGACAAATCTCCGGCACGTAGAGTGGGTCAGATTGATAACCGTGGATCTCATTTTTATTTAACATTATATTGGGCTCAGGCTTTAGCTGCTCAAACGAAAGATGCAGATTTAGCAAATCGATTTGCTGGTGTTGCAAAAGTCTTGACAGATAACGAAGCTAAAATCAATGAAGAATTGATCGGAGCACAAGGTCAGGCACAAAACATCGGTGGTTATTACTTCCCTAATGACGAATTAGCTACAAAAGCTATGCGTCCTTCCGAGACATTAAATAATGCAATAGCAGGTATCTAATCGCAATTGTCTTAATTAAATAATGAGAGCCCCGATCATTGATCGGGGCTCTTCTGTTTAGGTTTGGTTGTTTATATGCTCTTACTATATTGGGAGGAATGATCTATTTTAATGAATGTTTGACACCTTTAAAGGTCATTTCGACAGGTAGAATGTGACCATTTTTGTCAAATTTCATCTCATCGATACAGGTGACACGCTCATTGGCTCCTTCCTTACCTAATGGTCTACGGTGATAGACGATGAAATATTTGTCTTTATTGGGTACTTTGATAACGGAATGATGTCCAGCACCGACAGCAACCTTTGGATCGCGTTCGAGAATTGTTCCGATACGTTCAAATGGTCCAAACGGGGAGTCGGCAATTGCATAAGCCACTTTATAATCTGGACCGGTCCAACCACCTTCGGACCACATGAAGTAATATTTACCATTTTTAATAAACATAAATGGCCCTTCCACATAATCCTTTGGTGTAATTTCCTTGTAATAGGTGCCGTCATCGAATGGAAGCAAGCCTGTAAAATCAGATTTGAGTTTGACCATATTACAATGCTTCCAGCCACCATAGTACATGTAGAACGTTCCATCCTTATCTTTAAATACAAACTGATCTATAGGCTGCGCACCATTGATAATATCATTAATCAATGGCTTTCCTAGCAAATCTATATAAGGCCCTTCAGGTTTGTCTGCTACTGCCACACCAATTCCGCCGATTTCCCCCTGATGGACATCGTTTGCGCTAAAGAATAGATAATATTTGCCCTTATTTTCAAGGACAGCCGGAGCCCACATCGCTTTTTTTGCCCATGTTACCTGATTGTTCTGAAGTACGCGAGGATGTTTTGTCCAACTAGTTAGATCTGAAGAGGAAAATGCATCAAAAAATACCTGTTCTTCGTAAGGTGCGGAATAAGTGGGAAAAACCCAATATTTGTCCCCATAGATGATACCCTCCGGATCGGCATAGTTTCCACGAATGACGGGATTCTTTTGTGCAAGGAGTGTGGTCGCCAATAATAAAGATGTTGTCGTAAAAAATGTTCTGATCATCGTTATGCTTTAAATGCTTAAGATACCACATCTTGCTTGTTGGGGTATTCAAAAAAAAATCATTTTTATGCTGATTTTTCTCAATATTTTCAAAATGTTAAAATTATGTTAAAAAGAGGCGATGCTTTCGATTCTTTCCGCTTTATTTCACATATTTGTTTATGTCATTTCCAAATGGCATAAATACTTTTCATAAAATAGGTTAATAATATGGCTAAGATACCCGAAGTCCCCCAGACTTCGGGTGTTTTTTTATTCACGCTCTAAGCCGAAGATCATGACTAACCTTCCGTCGATATATAAGTTCAGCGTCTGCTCGGCGATATCAAATTGAATCTGCTTTTGCTCAACAACTGCGAAGAAATCATTTTCAATATTGGGGCCATTACAAGACTTCATGGTGCTTGCCAAGTGCGGAAAGCTTATCAGATTGTCTTTAATGCTAAAATTTCCCCAAAAATTATTACACCCCGTCGATCCGGCGATCGTTCCATTTTTTGCATCGAAACCAATATTGGCCCTATTGCTTGTTACATCTTTGCCATTTAATTGAAGTAAATTCCACTTAAATCTGGCTAGGAATGCGGCAATACTGGGGAGCTCAGTGACTTTATCTTTGGAAATAATATTAAGCAATTCATAGCGTATGCTGTCTGTATCTTTTGCTTTCGTTTGCTTTACTTTGATGCGATAACGATAGTGTTCCTGGTAATCAAAACCGAGAATGGGTACCGAAATATATTCCCATTTGTTTTTTTTGTTGGATTTTATTTGTAGACAGGTCAATTTTCCGGAGACTGGATCATTGACATAATTCTCACCGATATCCCAAATGGCGATGTCAGAATGTTCAACTGGTAATTTGCTAATAATTTCCTCCAGTGTATAGATTGATGCTTGTGCTGTTTTTGTCTTTTTTACACGAATATTGTACTCAAAACCTGCATTGTAATTAAACTGTTGGATTTCCGTATAAAAATTCTCCCAATCCTTACTATTGTAATACTTTACAAGGTAAGGGGGCGTATTGTCAAGTCCAGATTTTACTTTTATCCGAAAGGAACTGCTCTGTGCCTGTAAAGTATATTGGAATAAAAATAACGGAATTAAAAATAAGCTGGATTTAAGGGATTTCTTCATAATGGGCATTAAATATCAATAAAAACGTATCTTTAAACATGAATATTGCACGAACAAAAGTACTCTTGATGATTGTACTTTTTTTGTCCGGCCTACGGATATATGCCCAAAATAACAAGGATTATTTTAAAACACAAATCTCCTTAGGTGAATTGACAGATACACAGCTAAAAGAAGTGTCTGGAATTATGGCGGCTCAAGAGGAGGGGTGTTTTTGGGTTCATAATGATAGTGGTGATGGTGCAAACATCTATCTGATCGATCGTCAGGCCAATCTACTCAAAAGATTTAGGCTCGAAGGTGTAGATGTGATTGATTGTGAAGATATCGATCGCGTAAAAATCGACGGTAAAAATTACTTGATTTTGGCTGATATCGGCAATAACCTTGGGAAGCGAACTTGGGCAAGCTTGTATGTATTTCCTGAGCCTTCAGCCGATGATTCGCTAGTCATATCCAAAAAAGATATTAAAACCATATTTGTCAAATTTCCGGGGCAAAAACGTTTAGATGCGGAATCCATTATGGTCGATCCCCGTGATAATATGTTGTATATCGTTTCCAAACGTGAATTTCATTCCACAGTATACAGTGCTGCTGTTTTTAAGAGTGTCCGGCAACAGTATTTTACATTAACTAAAGTCGCTGAACTTCCTTTTACTTTTGCTACAGCTTCTGCTATCGATCCAACAGGAAGAGAGATGCTTATCAAGAATATTACCCATATCTTTTATTGGAAGAGAAACTCGGGTGAATCTTGGTCAGGGGCGCTACAACGGAAACCAATCGAAGTACCTTATGCAGTAGAGCCCCAAGGGGAAGCAATTACTTTTGACAATAAGGGTACTGGTTTTTATACAATTAGTGAACGTCCATTTGGTTTAAAATCCTATCTTTATTATTTTGAAAAAGTGTCTAAATCAACCGATAAATAACAGATCCAATTCAGTAAAAAAGCTTATTGATATGGGCCTGAATAGATTGAATGAATATATATCCAATTGCTAACATCATGAATTTAAAACAATTTTTACTTTTAACACTCGCGCTATTTTGCTTTGTAGCGGGTAGTAAGGCTGCGAGGGTGGATACCTTGAATATTCCGAGTCGTAGCATGGCAAAAGAGATTAAAACAGTGGTTATTCTACCTAAAGGTTATTCGGTGAATACGAAATATCCTGTTCTCTATTTACTTCACGGATATTCAGGTAATTATAGTAATTGGGTTAAAAATACCACTGTAGCTTCGTTGGCAGATCAATATGGATATATGGTGGTTTGCCCGGATGGAGGATTTGGAAGTTGGTATTGGGATATTGCAAATGATCGGAATTATCAATATGAAACATTTGTTTCCAAAGAACTGGTTGATTATATAGATCAGCACTATGTGACAGTCAAGGACCGAAAAGGTAGAGCAATTACTGGCCTGAGTATGGGAGGGCATGGCGCTTTGTCTCTTGCGATCAAACATCAAGATCTCTATGGGGCAGCCGGTAGTACGGCAGGAGGTGTTGATTTTAGACCGTTCCCTTTAAATTGGGAAATTAAGGATCGTATCGGTAATTATGCAGATGCACCGCAGATTTGGGATGACCGAGTGGTGATCAATATGATTCCGAAATTGCTGAATAATAAACTTCGTTTAATGATTGATTGTGGTAAAGAGGATTTTTTCTACCCTGTCAATGTCGCACTGCATGACAAACTCATGTATCACAACATCAACCATACCTTTGTTACAAGTGAGGGTGGGCATAATTGGACCTATTGGTCACGCTCTATTGTCTATCAAATGGCCTTTTTTAATGAATTTTTCAATCAGCCAGAAAAAAAATAGAAAGAAAAATAGATAAATATTTGGCTTAAATGAATAAAATGCTATTTTTGTTTGCAGAAGATCTTGACTAACAAATTATAAACTTATTATTAAGCCTTGCAAATTGTAAGGCTTTTTTATTATTTTCAATAAATTTTTGATTTCAATCTGTTATGCTTAAACCTATAAAGGTTGTTTTTTATTTTTCTTCTATTTTGTTTTGCGCACAGCAATCCTACGGCCAACAATCTAAATCTCTATCGGGATTTATCAGAGATAGTATCAGTGGTGAAAATATTATTGGCGCTTTGGTCCGTAATGACACGGAAAAAAAATCGACGGCTTCTAATAAATATGGATTTTTTAGTTTATCTCTTCGTGGAGAGGAGGCCTTCTTGGAAGTTTCCTCAATGGGATATAGAACAAAGGTTCTACCCGTCCAAATAGGAAAAGACTCTACTTACATTGTGCAATTGGTACCCGAGGAAAATCAATTGGCTGAGGTGGTTGTCACTGGAAATAAAAGAAAATCGATCAAAGATTTGACTCCCGGTTTGACACAATTTAGCCCGAGGGAGATTGAGAAAGTTCCTGTATTATTTGGAGAGAAAGATATTTTAAAGACAATTCAATTGTTTCCAGGTGTGACAAGTGGAGGTGAAGGAAGTAGCAATTTTTATGTTCGTGGAGGTGGTGGAGACCAAAATCTGATTTTGTTGGATGAAGCCCCAGTTTACAATAGCTCTCACCTTTTTGGTTTCTTTTCAACCTTTAATTCCGATGCCATCAAAGATGTCAACTTTTATAAAGGTGGTGTACCCGCTCAGTATGGAGGGAAGATCTCTTCGGTCATGGAAATAACAACCTTGGATGGAAATAACCAGCATTTTAATGTTGAAGGGGGATTGGGATTAATAGCGTCACGACTGAAGGTCGAAGGGCCTATACAAAAAGGAAAGAGTTCATTTATGATATCCGGTAGACGTACCTATGCCGATTTATTCCTGAAGCTTTCAAGTGATGAGAATATCAAGAAAAGCGCATTATTCTTCTATGATCTTAATGCCAAGCTGAATTATAGGATTAACGATAAGAATACCCTTTATTTATCGGGATATTTCGGTAAAGATGCCATGGCATACCATGATTTATTTGACTTCAATTGGGGAAACGCAACCGGAACGATGCGCTGGAATCATGTCTGGAACAATCGCTTATTTAGTAATACTACCTTAATATTCAGTAAATTTAATTATCAGGTGAAGATTGAAGACGACAATAATTTCAAGATTCGTTCGGATATCTTCAATTATAACTTTAAACAGGATTTTCAATATAGCCTCTCGGACAGTCATAATTTAAAGTTTGGTCTACAGGCGGCTTTACAGGAGATTCGTCCAGCAAGTATCGAAGCTGGTGAGGATTCCAAAGTAAATTCACTGCATATTCAAAAGCGCAAGGGGCTGGACATTGCCGCTTACATTTCGGATGATTGGGCGATAAATGATAAATTTAAATTGAACTATGGTGTTAGGGCGACGGCTTATGCCGCTT
The window above is part of the Sphingobacterium sp. ML3W genome. Proteins encoded here:
- a CDS encoding aldo/keto reductase → MKSFKLNNGIDIPAIGFGTWQIPEGEDAYQAVKEALVAGYTHIDTAAIYGNEKSVGRAIKDSGIARNTLFITTKLWNTERGYDKAIAAFEKSLTDLGLEYLDLYLIHWPANETQFEDWAVINAGTWKALEYLYQQGKVKAIGVSNFPKEYLAKLLETAAIIPAINQIEFHPGYLQQETVDLCKSNDILVQAWSPLGSGRILQDETLIALAEQKSTSVGQICIKFALSQGILPLPKSTNPANIKRNLDIDSFDLTEEDIKTIRTLPAMGFSGSDPKKVAF
- a CDS encoding NADP-dependent isocitrate dehydrogenase, with translation MSNKSKIVWTKTDEAPLLATYSFLPIVQAITATADIDVELRDISLAGRVLASFPEFLKEDQKIADALAELGQMATTPEANIIKLPNISASIPQLKGAITELQKAGYAIPNYPDEAATEEEKSIKAKYAKVLGSAVNPVLREGNSDRRAPKAVKNYAKANPHKMGAWAKDSKTKVASMTSGDFYGSEQSVTVENAGQFKIEFVDAQGAVTELKGLSPLKAGEVIDTSTLSLNALKGFVVDAIAEAKAAGVLLSAHLKATMMKVSDPIIFGAVVETYFADVFAAYGDLFKELGVNKNNGLGEVYAKIAGHAKEAEVKAAIDAAIAQGPALAMVNSDKGITNFHVPSDVIIDASMPAMIRIGGKMWNKEGQEEDTLAMVPDRSYAGVYEATIEDCKANGALDPKTMGSVPNVGLMAQKAEEYGSHDKTFQATGDGVIRVVDAEGNVYMEQKVDEGDIFRMCQTKDAPIQDWVKLAVNRARLSGTPAIFWLDKDRAHDREIIKKVEKYLPDFDTTGLDIRILSPIEATKFSLERIRKGEDTISVTGNVLRDYLTDLFPILEVGTSAKMLSIVPLMNGGGLFETGAGGSAPKHVEQFLQEGYLRWDSLGEFLALGASLEHLSQTQNNAKALVLAETLDEATEKFLANDKSPARRVGQIDNRGSHFYLTLYWAQALAAQTKDADLANRFAGVAKVLTDNEAKINEELIGAQGQAQNIGGYYFPNDELATKAMRPSETLNNAIAGI
- a CDS encoding glycoside hydrolase family 43 protein, with product MIRTFFTTTSLLLATTLLAQKNPVIRGNYADPEGIIYGDKYWVFPTYSAPYEEQVFFDAFSSSDLTSWTKHPRVLQNNQVTWAKKAMWAPAVLENKGKYYLFFSANDVHQGEIGGIGVAVADKPEGPYIDLLGKPLINDIINGAQPIDQFVFKDKDGTFYMYYGGWKHCNMVKLKSDFTGLLPFDDGTYYKEITPKDYVEGPFMFIKNGKYYFMWSEGGWTGPDYKVAYAIADSPFGPFERIGTILERDPKVAVGAGHHSVIKVPNKDKYFIVYHRRPLGKEGANERVTCIDEMKFDKNGHILPVEMTFKGVKHSLK
- a CDS encoding DUF4377 domain-containing protein, which translates into the protein MKKSLKSSLFLIPLFLFQYTLQAQSSSFRIKVKSGLDNTPPYLVKYYNSKDWENFYTEIQQFNYNAGFEYNIRVKKTKTAQASIYTLEEIISKLPVEHSDIAIWDIGENYVNDPVSGKLTCLQIKSNKKNKWEYISVPILGFDYQEHYRYRIKVKQTKAKDTDSIRYELLNIISKDKVTELPSIAAFLARFKWNLLQLNGKDVTSNRANIGFDAKNGTIAGSTGCNNFWGNFSIKDNLISFPHLASTMKSCNGPNIENDFFAVVEQKQIQFDIAEQTLNLYIDGRLVMIFGLERE
- a CDS encoding alpha/beta hydrolase family protein, with the protein product MNLKQFLLLTLALFCFVAGSKAARVDTLNIPSRSMAKEIKTVVILPKGYSVNTKYPVLYLLHGYSGNYSNWVKNTTVASLADQYGYMVVCPDGGFGSWYWDIANDRNYQYETFVSKELVDYIDQHYVTVKDRKGRAITGLSMGGHGALSLAIKHQDLYGAAGSTAGGVDFRPFPLNWEIKDRIGNYADAPQIWDDRVVINMIPKLLNNKLRLMIDCGKEDFFYPVNVALHDKLMYHNINHTFVTSEGGHNWTYWSRSIVYQMAFFNEFFNQPEKK
- a CDS encoding TonB-dependent receptor; the protein is MLKPIKVVFYFSSILFCAQQSYGQQSKSLSGFIRDSISGENIIGALVRNDTEKKSTASNKYGFFSLSLRGEEAFLEVSSMGYRTKVLPVQIGKDSTYIVQLVPEENQLAEVVVTGNKRKSIKDLTPGLTQFSPREIEKVPVLFGEKDILKTIQLFPGVTSGGEGSSNFYVRGGGGDQNLILLDEAPVYNSSHLFGFFSTFNSDAIKDVNFYKGGVPAQYGGKISSVMEITTLDGNNQHFNVEGGLGLIASRLKVEGPIQKGKSSFMISGRRTYADLFLKLSSDENIKKSALFFYDLNAKLNYRINDKNTLYLSGYFGKDAMAYHDLFDFNWGNATGTMRWNHVWNNRLFSNTTLIFSKFNYQVKIEDDNNFKIRSDIFNYNFKQDFQYSLSDSHNLKFGLQAALQEIRPASIEAGEDSKVNSLHIQKRKGLDIAAYISDDWAINDKFKLNYGVRATAYAALGPGMFYTYDNAGEAVDSTYVGNGEMGKKYVYLEPRLSLNYALNELTTLKASYNKNVQYLHQLSNTTSSLPTDQYVLSNNTIKPQLSTQYSLGYFRNFASNRYEFSVEGYYRDLKNQIDYRNGADLQANELLDGELLFGKGRAYGIEWFIKKRLGRLSGWISYTLSKSERQFDQINDGQWFNARQDKIHNIAVVAQYQLNPRWNLSANFVYYTGDAVTMPAGKYFVDDRTIFYYDKRNGQRMPAYHRLDLAATYDIKRTKNTYSSLSFGIYNAYNRKNAYLIDFREKEGQSNVTEIYRIALFGTIPSITWNFKF